In Bryobacteraceae bacterium, the following proteins share a genomic window:
- a CDS encoding enolase C-terminal domain-like protein: MTRRTALSLLSAPAIPAAAAQQSERATRGLPPLTIKDAKVIATSGGARYRWIFLKIITSEPGLYGIGSASNHYQTHAVIAALEKHLAPWLVGKDPNRIEDLWQSSHLRTYWRNGPVNNNVLSALDMALWDIKGKRAGMPVYDLLGGKARDAVPCYDHAVGKDVEAAIEGAQKSIANGFRHVRIQFGGYGGGGFIPPGQGSRPEGAANAPAFDEETYVDRVPRMFEHVRAKVGFEVKLCHDVHSHLSGMNAAEFCRRMQPMQMFFVEDVLPPEQIEWYRHIRQVCTTPQAVGEVFSHPYEYLPLVTGRLIDFVRCRVSGIGGITPAKKIATLCEVFGTRTAFQEGGENDPVNQLAAYHVDISSAGFGIQEENGFPSAAREMMPGCAEIRKGYLYGSGRPGLGIDIDETLAAKYPLQPIADGGPYRLDRAMDGSVVKP; this comes from the coding sequence ATGACCCGCCGCACCGCGCTGTCGCTCTTGTCCGCGCCCGCGATCCCGGCCGCGGCGGCGCAACAATCCGAACGCGCCACACGCGGGCTCCCACCGCTTACCATCAAAGACGCCAAGGTCATCGCCACCAGCGGCGGCGCCCGCTACCGCTGGATCTTCCTCAAGATCATCACAAGCGAACCCGGCCTCTACGGGATCGGCTCGGCGAGCAACCACTACCAGACCCACGCCGTCATCGCCGCGCTCGAAAAGCATCTCGCGCCGTGGCTCGTAGGCAAAGATCCCAATCGCATTGAGGACCTCTGGCAATCCAGCCATCTCCGCACTTACTGGCGCAACGGCCCCGTGAACAACAACGTGCTGAGCGCCCTGGACATGGCGCTGTGGGACATCAAGGGCAAGCGCGCGGGGATGCCGGTTTACGATCTGCTCGGCGGAAAGGCCCGCGACGCCGTGCCGTGCTACGACCATGCCGTCGGCAAGGACGTGGAAGCCGCCATTGAGGGAGCGCAGAAGTCGATCGCCAACGGCTTCCGTCACGTGCGCATCCAGTTCGGCGGCTACGGCGGCGGAGGCTTCATCCCGCCCGGCCAGGGATCGCGGCCCGAAGGCGCCGCCAACGCGCCCGCTTTCGACGAAGAGACCTACGTCGATCGGGTGCCGCGGATGTTCGAGCACGTCCGCGCGAAGGTTGGCTTCGAAGTAAAGTTGTGTCACGACGTGCACTCGCACCTCAGCGGGATGAACGCGGCCGAGTTCTGCCGCCGCATGCAGCCGATGCAGATGTTCTTTGTCGAGGACGTGCTGCCGCCGGAGCAGATCGAGTGGTACCGGCACATCCGGCAGGTTTGCACCACGCCGCAGGCCGTCGGCGAGGTTTTCTCGCACCCCTATGAGTATCTCCCGCTGGTCACCGGGCGCCTCATCGATTTTGTCCGGTGCCGCGTCTCCGGGATCGGCGGTATCACGCCAGCCAAGAAGATCGCAACGCTGTGCGAGGTGTTTGGGACCAGGACGGCGTTCCAGGAAGGCGGCGAGAACGATCCGGTGAACCAGCTTGCGGCCTACCATGTCGACATCTCGAGCGCTGGCTTCGGGATTCAGGAAGAGAACGGCTTCCCGTCCGCCGCGCGCGAGATGATGCCAGGGTGCGCGGAGATCCGCAAGGGCTATCTGTATGGATCGGGCCGTCCCGGCCTCGGGATCGACATTGACGAGACGCTGGCGGCGAAGTATCCGCTGCAGCCGATCGCCGACGGCGGCCCATACCGGCTCGATCGGGCGATGGACGGTTCGGTGGTCAAACCATAG